Proteins encoded within one genomic window of Rhizobium favelukesii:
- a CDS encoding mechanosensitive ion channel domain-containing protein, protein MQFIFDPILHIIALIAGLILVQLALSSHGVLRFVGNLIFFLLLSALLLMNGVEPYSTTQPSSDLWHRLFFGLAKAIWWLGGAMMLVSSVRLFLIFEHRPREARLAQDLLAGIIYVGAALSVVAYVFSVPVGTLIATSGVFAVILGLALQSTLSDVFSGIALNLGRPYSVGDWIILPDGVQGRVMETNWRATHLLNATNDLVVIPNSMLAKTQLVNFNGPDETHGVTIAIKLLPIRPPAAIEQLLGTVLLSSNRILRNPAPLVAIKGLDSHGIDVELSFRVHDAGQAAAATNEIYDLIYRHTQAADVPLSAADLTLMRPVWQTSASQPDPAKAPWRLLKAMTLFSTLTEEEFEILASSLVRRTYGKGTEIITQGIKAPCLNLIHNGVVVVERHEAGMTTELNRLSPGDFFGERGVLIGAEEPGTIRALTFVVAYEVSAAPLAEIMRNRPALAEELGMTLAHRLEDERHLAGLDGPRTEHPESLARRIRHLFQLQHHPVI, encoded by the coding sequence ATGCAGTTCATTTTTGATCCCATTCTTCACATCATCGCCCTCATTGCCGGTCTGATTCTGGTGCAGCTTGCCCTATCGAGCCACGGTGTCCTCAGATTTGTCGGCAACTTGATTTTCTTTCTGCTGCTCAGCGCATTGCTGCTGATGAACGGTGTCGAGCCCTATTCCACCACACAGCCGTCGTCCGATCTTTGGCACAGGCTCTTCTTTGGGTTAGCTAAGGCGATCTGGTGGCTCGGCGGTGCGATGATGCTGGTAAGCTCGGTGCGCCTGTTCCTGATCTTCGAGCACCGGCCGCGGGAAGCAAGACTGGCACAGGACCTGCTTGCCGGGATCATTTATGTCGGTGCAGCCCTGTCGGTGGTCGCCTATGTATTCAGCGTCCCCGTCGGCACGCTCATCGCGACCTCCGGCGTCTTTGCCGTTATTCTCGGTCTTGCCTTGCAGAGCACCTTGTCCGATGTCTTTTCCGGCATCGCCCTCAATCTTGGGCGACCCTATTCGGTCGGCGACTGGATCATCCTTCCGGACGGTGTGCAGGGCCGCGTGATGGAGACCAACTGGCGTGCGACGCATCTTCTCAACGCCACCAACGACCTCGTGGTCATTCCCAACAGCATGCTTGCCAAGACCCAGCTCGTCAATTTCAACGGTCCCGACGAGACCCATGGCGTCACCATAGCCATCAAGTTGCTGCCCATCCGTCCGCCGGCTGCGATTGAGCAGCTTCTGGGGACCGTTCTCCTGTCGAGTAACCGCATCCTGCGCAACCCCGCTCCGCTTGTCGCGATCAAGGGCCTCGACAGCCACGGGATAGACGTTGAGCTCTCCTTCCGGGTGCACGACGCCGGCCAGGCTGCCGCCGCGACGAATGAGATCTACGATCTCATTTATCGTCACACGCAGGCCGCAGATGTTCCTCTTTCAGCCGCCGATCTGACGCTGATGCGACCGGTTTGGCAAACGTCCGCATCTCAGCCTGATCCCGCAAAGGCGCCCTGGCGTCTCCTGAAGGCGATGACGCTCTTCTCGACGCTGACGGAGGAGGAATTCGAAATTCTCGCCTCGTCGCTCGTCCGCCGGACATATGGAAAGGGAACCGAGATCATCACGCAGGGTATCAAGGCACCATGTCTTAACCTGATTCACAACGGCGTCGTCGTCGTTGAACGGCATGAGGCTGGCATGACGACCGAGCTCAACCGCCTATCCCCTGGCGATTTCTTCGGCGAGCGTGGCGTTCTGATTGGAGCGGAAGAGCCTGGAACAATCCGCGCGCTGACCTTCGTGGTAGCCTACGAGGTGTCCGCCGCTCCCTTGGCAGAAATCATGCGTAACCGTCCGGCGCTAGCCGAAGAGCTTGGCATGACTCTGGCACATCGCCTGGAAGACGAACGGCATCTTGCGGGTCTTGATGGACCCCGGACGGAACATCCCGAGAGCCTCGCCAGGCGGATTCGACATTTGTTTCAGCTGCAGCATCATCCGGTGATCTGA
- a CDS encoding LysR family transcriptional regulator, with translation MEWSDIKIFLAVARASTLGGAARSLRLSHPTIGRRLRSLEEATGQTLFQRSADGFVLTDEGAAVLSLAEQMEESALTMERRLAGKEGKLEGLLRISSADWFGGYVLPPVVAAYRAAYPDVLVELLTGTRLFSLSHREADLVFRIVPFAEPDIVQRRLVTMRYGVYMRRDRVDPVIGDGSGFQLITMDASLGSFPDTAWLVDRFPNASVGLRSNSRHVQAHLCEEGLGLAVLPRPVGDRLAGLRRLELPDDPPEREIWMGYHRDLRRLGRLRAFVDMVVSILAR, from the coding sequence ATGGAATGGAGTGACATCAAAATCTTTCTGGCCGTTGCGCGCGCCTCCACCCTGGGAGGGGCGGCCCGTTCCTTGCGGCTAAGCCACCCAACGATTGGACGCAGGTTGAGGTCGCTCGAGGAAGCAACCGGCCAGACCCTGTTCCAGCGCAGCGCCGACGGTTTTGTGCTGACCGACGAGGGTGCCGCCGTCCTGTCGCTCGCTGAGCAGATGGAGGAGAGTGCCCTTACAATGGAGCGACGGCTCGCGGGGAAGGAAGGCAAGCTCGAAGGCTTGCTGCGCATCTCATCGGCGGACTGGTTTGGCGGCTATGTGCTGCCGCCGGTCGTTGCTGCTTACCGCGCCGCCTATCCCGACGTCCTCGTCGAGCTTTTGACGGGCACCAGATTGTTCAGCCTATCCCATCGCGAAGCAGACCTCGTCTTCCGCATTGTTCCTTTCGCCGAGCCGGACATCGTCCAGCGCCGCCTCGTCACAATGCGCTACGGCGTCTATATGCGGCGCGACAGGGTCGATCCGGTCATCGGTGATGGTTCAGGCTTCCAGCTCATCACCATGGACGCGTCGCTTGGCAGTTTCCCCGATACAGCCTGGTTGGTCGACCGTTTTCCCAATGCGTCCGTCGGCTTGCGAAGCAACAGCCGCCATGTGCAGGCGCATCTGTGCGAAGAGGGATTGGGTCTTGCGGTCCTCCCGCGCCCCGTTGGCGACCGGCTCGCGGGTCTGCGCCGATTGGAACTGCCGGACGATCCTCCCGAACGCGAGATCTGGATGGGGTATCACCGCGATCTGCGGCGGCTCGGACGTCTGCGCGCCTTTGTCGACATGGTTGTATCGATACTAGCGCGTTGA
- a CDS encoding MBL fold metallo-hydrolase, with protein MTQPLDFHSFRHGQFDITVLSDGPITLGGEIFAPEGNPDERAEIVVRLEGADNTAAAQSNIPLIVTGNEMIIVDVGAGNRFQPSEGRLEANLDAIGVKAHDVTTVIISHAHPDHMWGITRDDGTLRFANARYYVGRTEWEFWMGEAADALPEVLQPFVAGARRELSAIADRVKLVEDCDEIVPGLKVLATPGHTPGHISLVLNGDVPLIITVDATASDIVSFEHPDWSFGFDMDPGRARETRRVLLDRAVADNAKLLGYHWTYPGVGRATKNGETYQFHGAVRSAS; from the coding sequence ATGACACAGCCATTGGATTTTCACAGCTTTCGCCACGGCCAGTTCGACATCACCGTTCTGTCCGACGGCCCGATCACGCTCGGTGGCGAAATCTTCGCGCCGGAAGGCAATCCCGACGAGAGGGCAGAGATTGTGGTTCGGCTGGAGGGTGCCGACAATACGGCTGCAGCGCAATCCAACATCCCCCTTATCGTCACTGGCAACGAGATGATCATCGTCGACGTCGGAGCTGGCAACCGCTTCCAGCCAAGCGAGGGCAGACTTGAAGCAAACCTCGACGCGATAGGCGTGAAGGCACATGACGTTACGACAGTCATCATCTCGCACGCTCACCCGGATCATATGTGGGGCATTACCCGCGACGACGGGACGCTCCGCTTTGCCAACGCCAGATATTATGTCGGGCGCACAGAATGGGAATTCTGGATGGGGGAAGCAGCCGATGCTCTGCCTGAAGTGCTGCAGCCCTTCGTGGCCGGCGCCCGCCGAGAACTTTCTGCCATTGCAGATCGAGTAAAGCTAGTCGAAGACTGTGACGAGATCGTACCCGGTCTAAAGGTGCTCGCCACCCCGGGTCATACGCCTGGTCACATATCTCTCGTGCTGAACGGCGATGTACCGCTCATCATCACCGTGGATGCGACGGCAAGCGATATCGTCTCCTTTGAGCATCCAGACTGGAGCTTCGGCTTCGACATGGATCCCGGCAGAGCACGCGAAACCCGCCGGGTACTGCTTGATCGCGCCGTCGCCGACAACGCAAAACTGCTCGGCTATCATTGGACCTATCCGGGCGTCGGCCGCGCGACGAAGAACGGCGAAACTTACCAGTTCCATGGTGCCGTGAGGTCCGCGTCATGA
- a CDS encoding MFS transporter codes for MTRRTLGRNASLATAAAVVAHTIWTSAAPALTYPLYASQWHLTPFETTAIFAIYPVFVVVVLVVFGNLSDYIGRRETMMLGLVASALGSFIFSVAPGIGWIYVGRAFMGIGVGLAAGPSAAAVVEFSAPRRAAQAGSVTAAAQAIGMTAAALVGGALIQYAPLPTRLNFIVLTFVLLVLLAVTSRLPNYTSSRAAGKWHPRVPAIPNGFFSTFVTATAAVTASYVLGAMTLSLGAQVARDVIASVNALVNGGTIALFAVFSALVTVPARRMQTSRVLQMGIVIAIVSSALLAAAAVLHSLLLYTIAQAGSGMAYSLLLLGGLSLITAHAPVTHRGATLSALFLIAYLGQAVVALSLGKIATSSGLAAAVEVGVVTVATLAVVTLLLDTVRRREASARQARAHR; via the coding sequence ATGACGCGACGCACCCTTGGTCGGAACGCAAGTCTGGCAACGGCAGCCGCCGTTGTTGCCCACACGATCTGGACCAGCGCGGCTCCCGCGCTGACTTACCCCCTCTATGCTTCTCAATGGCATCTGACGCCCTTCGAGACGACCGCGATCTTCGCGATCTACCCGGTCTTCGTGGTCGTGGTGCTGGTCGTCTTCGGCAATCTCTCGGATTATATTGGCCGGCGCGAAACAATGATGCTGGGACTTGTGGCCTCTGCCCTTGGCTCCTTTATCTTCTCGGTCGCGCCTGGCATTGGTTGGATTTATGTCGGACGCGCCTTTATGGGGATCGGCGTTGGTCTAGCGGCAGGGCCTTCGGCCGCCGCTGTCGTCGAATTCAGTGCGCCCCGTCGTGCCGCTCAGGCAGGCAGTGTAACGGCCGCCGCCCAGGCCATCGGCATGACGGCCGCCGCTCTTGTCGGAGGCGCGCTTATCCAATACGCACCCTTGCCGACCCGGCTGAACTTCATTGTGCTCACCTTCGTGCTGCTTGTCTTGCTTGCCGTCACGTCGAGGCTGCCAAACTACACCTCGTCGCGGGCGGCGGGGAAATGGCATCCACGGGTGCCCGCCATCCCGAACGGGTTCTTTTCGACGTTCGTGACGGCTACGGCAGCCGTAACGGCTTCCTACGTGCTTGGAGCCATGACGCTGTCACTTGGCGCGCAGGTAGCGCGGGATGTGATTGCCTCCGTCAATGCGCTGGTGAATGGCGGCACGATAGCGCTATTCGCAGTCTTTTCAGCGCTCGTCACCGTGCCGGCGCGGCGTATGCAGACAAGCCGTGTGCTGCAGATGGGCATTGTGATCGCTATCGTCTCATCGGCGTTGCTCGCGGCTGCAGCCGTGCTTCATTCGCTCCTGCTCTACACGATTGCGCAGGCCGGGTCTGGTATGGCCTACAGCCTGCTGTTGCTCGGTGGCCTATCCTTGATCACCGCACATGCTCCCGTCACCCACCGTGGCGCGACACTGTCGGCGCTCTTCCTGATTGCGTATCTTGGCCAGGCCGTCGTAGCGCTGTCTCTTGGCAAGATCGCCACCTCCAGCGGTCTCGCCGCGGCGGTTGAGGTCGGCGTCGTGACCGTTGCGACACTTGCGGTCGTCACACTGCTTCTCGATACGGTGCGCCGCAGGGAGGCGTCCGCCAGACAGGCGCGGGCACATCGATAA
- a CDS encoding helix-turn-helix domain-containing protein, whose amino-acid sequence MPGNAAVLERPTARIEINDVNHEMSNEISRLLLGAITCVEKDEAVAIDLVKRASTLLGPFVLTDAVPISDRIMMGGLAPWQVNRIDAYIEENISRTISLDELAQLVRLSTSYFSAAFKVSYGSSPHNHIISRRVEHAKYLMLHSHAPLCEIALDCGLSDQAHLSRIFRRMTGTTPSAWRRYRTRPNPFQLSA is encoded by the coding sequence ATGCCCGGCAACGCAGCCGTTCTTGAACGTCCCACGGCCCGGATTGAAATCAACGACGTCAACCATGAAATGTCGAATGAAATATCAAGGCTGCTTCTGGGGGCCATTACCTGCGTCGAAAAGGATGAGGCCGTGGCAATCGATCTCGTCAAGAGGGCCTCGACGCTTTTGGGCCCATTCGTTTTGACCGACGCGGTGCCGATAAGTGACCGGATCATGATGGGCGGCTTGGCCCCCTGGCAAGTCAACCGCATCGATGCCTATATCGAAGAGAATATTTCGCGGACGATCTCGCTCGACGAGCTCGCCCAACTGGTCAGGCTAAGCACAAGCTATTTTTCCGCCGCCTTCAAGGTAAGTTACGGCAGCTCGCCTCACAATCATATCATTTCGCGTCGTGTCGAGCATGCCAAGTACCTCATGCTGCACAGCCATGCGCCGCTTTGCGAAATCGCACTTGATTGCGGCCTTTCCGACCAGGCGCATCTGTCACGCATCTTCCGCCGCATGACGGGAACCACGCCCAGTGCCTGGCGGCGCTACCGCACCCGACCAAATCCTTTCCAGCTCTCTGCCTGA